Genomic window (Gemmatimonadaceae bacterium):
ACCTGAACAAGAAACCGATCCACAAGGAAGACGTCGCCGCGGCGTTGAAGCACATCTACGTCGATACGCCGCGCGACGATAAGATCATGTACCTCAAGGCGGACAAGAACCTGGACTATTCCAAGGTGCTCGACGCGCTCGACATCGCCATGCACAACGGCGTGACCGTTACGGGTCTGATCAGTGATCAGAAGCCGGGCACGGTCTCGACGGTCGCCGGTGACACCAAGAATCCGACGCCGGCGCCTGGTGCCCCCGGTGCCGCGGCTCCGCCGGGAGGAGCCAAGTAATGTCGATGACTCCAGGTGGTGGTGGCGGCGGCTCGACCGGCGGTTCCCTGTCCAACGAGCCGAACGTCACGCCGATGATCGACGTGCTCCTCGTGCTGTTGATCATCTTCATGGCCGTGTTGCCGTCCATGAGAAAGGCGATCGACATTCAACTGCCCGATCCGAATCCGACGGTGCAGCCGGCGAACCAGAAGTCCGACCAGATCGTGCTCGAGGTGAGCCCGGGTGGGAAGTACGCGATCAACACGAAGCAGGTGTCGCGTGCGGAGCTTCCGGCTGAGTTGAAGGGGATCTACGATCCGCGTCCGGAAAAGATCATTTTCGTCAAAGGTGTTCCCGGCGTGAAATACGCCGACATCATCGACGCGATGGACGTTGCACGCGGCGCCGGTGTGAAGGTCATCGGTATTCCGCCGAAGGACACGCCAGGTAGCGCGCCCGGCGCGGCGGCTCCGGCGGCGAAGAAGTAGCAGACCCAAGGGACCAAAGTCGCGGGCGGGGCCATCCGGCTCCGCCCGCGTCTCTTTTCAGGGGTGGCACGAACCCTTCGAGGGTCATTAGTCGTATAACTGTTCGACGGACGCCACGCCCCGGCGGAGAAGCTGTGCCGATCGCTACTCGAAAGAAGCCTGTTGTTCAGGCGACCAAGATGACTCCCGACCGCGAGCGCCGCCGGTTACCGGCGACGCGGCTCCCGGTCGCGCGCGATGACCGGCGCGGATGGAGCGTGTTGTCCGCGGCGATTCACGGGCTCATCATCTTCTTGCTCGTCGGTGATTTCGCGTTGCATACCGCCGACGTGAAAGAGATGCCGCAGGGAGCAGGCGGCCCCGGCCCCGCGGGTGGCGGCGGTGGCGGGCATCGCGGGACCGGCGACCGCGCGCGAGTCACGTACATACGCATGATCGCGGGGACGCAGCAGCAGCCCGTCGTGAAGACGGCTATCGTGCCTCCAGTCAAGCCGCCGGTCGTGCCGCCGCCGCCTCAACCGAAGCCGGAACCGAAACCGGTCGTGCAGCAGGTCGCGATGAAGGTGCCGGAGATCACACAGCCGACGCAGCCTGAGCTGAAGATCGAAGGTCCCAAGGCACCCGATTCGACGGCGGCGCAAACCGGCACAGGCGGTGGAACGGGCAGGGACGGCTCAGCAGGGAACGGCCCTGGTTCCGGCGGCGGCAATGGTTCCGGAATCGGCACCGGGCGAGGATCGGGCAACGGCCCTGGCACGGGCGGTGGCACGCAGGCGAATTATCCGCCCTCGCCGACGGAGCTGTTCATTCCGCCGCTCCCCATGCCCGACAGAGTTCGGGGCTTTCACCTGATCGCCGAATACGACGTCGATTCCACCGGCAAAGTGCTGGACTTCAAGTTCACGCCGACGCGCGACGGTGGGTACAACAAACGGCTCGACGAGGTGCTCCGCGCGTTCAAGTTCCGTCCTGGCACGAAGCCCGACGGCACGCCGATCCGGATGAAGGCGCAGATCGTGTACGATTTCTAAAGGGCGGTGACCGGCCACCGGTCACCGGGAAACACCGGACACCGGGAAAGACCGAACACCGGAAGCACCGCCCGCTTCGTCCTAGCTAAGCTGGACGCCCCGGTCTATCATTAATCGGATCTAGCTGAAGTGCAGGGCCCATGATGAGTTACATGGGCTTTTTTTCTGCCCCCCGGCGCAGCCGCGAGGGTCTTCGGTCGTGAAGGCTTTCGGACTCCCACTCGACATTCCCAACTAATGAACCTGACGGTCAACGCGCTATTGCAGCAGGCCGCCCCCGCCCCCACCCAAGCCCCCGCTGGTGGCGAAGCGAACCTCATCATTCCGGACCTGAACTCGGTGACGTTCCTTGGCATGCGCGGAGGATCCCTGCTACTGGGCGGCCTCGTCGTTTGCGTGCTCGGAATGTTGTTCGGCCTGGCGATTTACACGCGGCTCAAGAACATGGCCGTGCACAAGTCGATGCGGGCCGTCTCCGAGTTGATCTACGAGACGTGCAAGACGTACCTGATCACGCAGGGCAAGTTCATCCTGATCCTCGAGTTCTTCATCGGGATCGTCATCGCGCTGTACTTCGGCGTGCTCCAGCATTTCTCGGTCGACAAAGTCGCCGTCATCCTGGTGTTCAGCCTCATCGGCATCGCCGGGAGCTACGGCGTCGCTTGGTTCGGCATCCGGGTGAACACGTTCGCGAATTCCCGCACGTCGTTCGCGGCGCTGCGCGGCAAGCCGTATCCCTGCTACGCGATTCCGCTGTCGGCCGGCATGAGCATCGGCATGCTGCTCATTTCCGTCGAATTGGTGATGATGCTCATCATCCTGCTGTTTATTCCAGGTGAGTACGCAGGACCCTGCTTCATTGGTTTCGCGATCGGTGAATCGCTCGGCGCGGCGGCGCTTCGAATCGCCGGCGGCATCTTCACGAAGATCGCCGACATCGGCGCCGACCTGATGAAGATCGTGTTCAACGTGAAGGAGGACGACGCGCGCAACCCGGGCGTGATCGCCGACTGCACGGGCGACAACGCGGGCGACTCGGTCGGCCCGAGCGCCGATGGCTTCGAGACGTACGGCGTGACGGGCGTCGCGCTGATCACGTTCATCGTGCTGGCAGTGAAGGAGCCGCGGGTGCAGGTCCAGCTGCTCGTCTGGATCTTCGTCATGCGCATCATGATGATCGTGGCGAGCGGCGCGTCGTACCTCATCAACGCCGCGATCGCGCGGGCCCGGTACGCCAACGCCGACCGCATGAACTTCGAAGCGCCCCTCACGTTCCTCGTCTGGCTGACGTCGATCGTCTCGGTGGTGCTGACCTTCATTGTCTCCAAGCTGATCATTCCGGATCTCGGCGACGGCACGTTGTGGTGGAAGTTGTCGGCGATCATCACCTGCGGCACGCTCGCCGGCGCGATCATCCCCGAGTTCGTGAAGGTCTTTACCTCGGTCGATTCCCGTCATACGAAGGAAGTCGTGACGTCGTCGCGCGAGGGCGGCCCGTCGCTCAACATCTTGTCGGGCCTCGTCGCCGGCAATTTCAGCGCGTACTGGCTCGGCATGACGATCATGATCTTGATGACGATCGCGTACTTGATCGGCGCGGCGGCGCTCGGGCCGCTCATGGTCGCCCCGGCCGTGTTCGCCTTCGGTCTCGTGGCGTTCGGCTTCCTCGGCATGGGGCCGGTGACCATCGCGGTCGACTCGTATGGCCCGGTCACGGACAACGCACAGTCGGTGTTCGAGCTGTCGCAGATCGAGCAACTCCCGGGCGCGGCGGCCGAGGTCCAGAAGGACTATGGGTTCGCGGTGAACTTCGAGCGCGCGAAGCACTTCCTCGAGGAGAACGACGGCGCCGGCAACACGTTCAAGGCGACGGCCAAGCCGGTGCTCATCGGCACGGCGGTCGTCGGCGCGACGACGATGATCTTCTCGATCATCGTGGGGCTCACGAACGGGCTCACCGCCAACATCGACAAGCTGTCGCTGCTGCACCCGCCGTTCCTGCTCGGGTTGATCACGGGCGGCGCGATCATCTACTGGTTTACCGGCGCGTCGATCCAGGCCGTGACGACGGGCGCGTACCGCGCGGTCGAGTTCATCAAGGCGAACATGAACCTCGAGAGCACCGCGGCGGCCTCCGTCGAAGACTCGAAGAAGGTCGTCGAGATCTGCACGAAGTACGCGCAGGCCGGCATGTTCAACATCTTCCTGACCGTGTTCTTCGCGACGCTCGCCTTCGCGTTCTACGAGCCGTTCTTCTTCATCGGGTACCTCGTGTCGATCGCGCTGTTCGGGCTGTACCAGGCGATCTTCATGGCGAACGCCGGCGGCGCGTGGGACAACGCGAAGAAGATCGTCGAGGTGGAGCTCAAGCAGAAAGGCACGCCGCTCCACGCCGCGACGGTCGTCGGCGACACGGTGGGCGATCCGTTCAAGGACACGTCGTCGGTCGCGCTCAACCCGATCATCAAGTTCACGACGTTGTTCGGTCTGCTCGCCGTCGAGCTGGCGGTGTCCCTCACCGCGCAACGCGGGCCGGCGCTGAGCCACCTGCTCGCGGCGGTGTTCTTCGTGGTCTCGGCGGCGTTCGTGTACCGCTCGTTCTACGGGATGCGCATCGAAAGCGGCGCTCCGGTCGCGCGCTAGCGGAGACGACATGCCGACTCTCTTCTCGCGGAAGCCGATATCTGAGCTGATCAGCGAGGGAGACAACCCCAACGCGCTCAAGCGCGCGTTGGGGGCCGGCGATCTGATCATGTTGGCCATCGGCGCCGTCATCGGCGCCGGCATCTTTGGTTCGATCGGGTCCGCCGCGGCGGGCCAGATCGGGCCGAACGGCGAAATCATCCGCGTCGGCGCGGGACCCGCCCTCGTTCTGTCGTTCCTCCTCCTCGGCGCATGCTGCGCGCTGGCGGGGCTCTGTTACGCCGAGTTGGCGGCGATGATCCCGCAGGCCGGAAGCGCGTACGCGTACTCGTACGCCACGCTCGGCGAACTGGTGGCATGGATCATCGGGTGGGATCTGATCCTGGAGTACGCGGTCGGCAATGTCGCGGTGGCCATCTCCTGGGGTGACTACTTCAAGTCGCTCGTCGGCGACTGGATTCACATACCGGATTGGCTGACGACGGGCTACCGCACCGCGCTGCTGAGCTCCGATCCGAAAGTGCACGGGCTGCTGCAGTCCGCACCGCACATCGGAAGCATTCCCGTCCTCATCAACGTGCCGGCGTTCGCGATCGTCATGTTGATCACGTGGCTCCTTTTGCTCGGCGTGCGTGAAAGCGCACGCGCGAACAACATCATGGTGGCCGTGAAGCTGATCGTGCTGGCGCTGTTCATCGTGATGGGGCTCGGCCACATCAACCAGGCGAACTACCATCCCTTCGCACCGAACGGATTCCGCGGGATCCATCAGGGCGCCGCGATCGTGTTCTTCGCGTACATCGGTTTCGACGCGATCTCCACGGCGGCCGAGGAGACGAAGAATCCGCAGCGGAACCTGCCGATCGGCATCCTGGGCGGTCTCGCCATCTGTACGGTCATCTACATCATCATCGGCGCCGTGCTCACCGGCATGGTGCCCTCGAAGGACCTCGGAGCCGCCGCCGACCCGCTGGCGTACGCGCTCAAGGCGACCGGGATGACGAGCATCGCCAAGATCGTCTCGCTCGGCGCCATCTTCTCGATGGCCGCGGTGCTGCTCGTCTTCCAATACGGCCAGCCGCGCATTTTCTTCGCGATGGCACGCGACGGCTTGCTCCCTAAGTGGGCGGCGAGCGTGAGCGGCAAATCGCACGTGCCGTACATGACGACGATCGTGACGGGCGTCTTTGTCGCCCTGTGGTCGCTGATCGGCGACGCCGGCGAGACCTACGACCTCACCAACATCGGAACGTTGTTCGCGTTCGCGCTGGTGAGCATCGGCGTCATCGTTCTACGATACACCGATCCGGACCGACACCGGCCCTTCCGCGTGCCGTTCGTGCACTTCGTTGGCCTGGTTGGCGCGGGACTTTGCGTATTCGTGATGCGAGGATTGCCCGGCCTGGCGTGGGTGCGATTCGGCTGGTGGCTCGTGATCGGGCTCGTGTTGTATTTCGCGTACGGGTACGCGCACTCCACGCTGCGACGGGGGACGGGACCGGTTGTGCCGGCGAGGCGCGCGTAGCCGTTCGTTAGCGGGCCACCGGGGCCGGTCGGGCAGCCCAGGTTCTTTCGATTGGCGGGCCACTGGGTCGGGCGAAAAAATGGGAACGCAGATGAGGCAGATTGAAAAGCAATCCCGCAAATGAACACCTAAGAGCGCGGGTTGGTTTGTAATCGAAACCTCGGGGAAACGGTTTTTGTCTGCGGGATCGATTTCACAGTCTGCGGCATCTGCGTTGAATTTTGGTCGTCACCAGTAGTGCCCGCAGAATACGAGAAACCAACTTTGGTGAGCAGTAGCAGCTCGAAGCACAGGGGGGCATGATGCACGAGTACACCGCACCATCGGCCACGTCGGCGCGCAAGAACGGCGCGCCGAAGTCGTTCTTGCGACGGATCTCGCTGTCGCAGTGGATCATCGTCTCGATGGTCGTCGGGATCCTGGTCGGTTGGTTGTTTCCGGACTCCGCCCGCGACGTTCATCACGGGTGGGCCGCGTCCGACCTGAACGTCCTGTCGTCCGTCTTCCTGCGGATGATCAAGTCGCTGATCGTCCCGCTGCTGTTCGCGACGCTCGTCGTCGGGATCGCCGGGCACGGCGACGATATGAAGCGCGTCGGGCGGCTGGCACTGCGCTCGATCGTCTACTTCGAGATCATCACGACGATGGCGTTGGCGGTCGGCCTCATCGCCGTGAACGTCATCAAGCCGGGGCGGGGCGTGGATCTCGGCGCCGCGTCGGCCAAGGAAGGCGCCGAGTTCGCGGCGACGCACACCACGCTCACGGGAGTCATCGAGCACACGGTGCCGCAAAGCTTCTTCGAGGCCGCGGCGCAGAACCAGGTGCTCCAGATCGTCTTCTTCGCGATCATTTTCGCCGTGGCATTGTCTCGCGTTCCGAACCAGAGCAGCAAGTCGTTCATGCTCGCGGCGTGCGAGAGCCTGTCCGACGTGATGTTCCAGTTCGTCAACATCGTGATGGTGTACGCGCCGATCGGTATCGGGGCGGCGATCGCCGTCACGGTCTCGAAGAGCGGCTTGGGCGTTCTGCGGAACCTCGGGATCCTGGTTGGGACACTGTACGGATCGCTCGTCGTCTTCGCGCTGTTCGTCCTGCTGCCGGTGGCGCTGATCTTCCGCGTCCCGCTGGGTCGGTTCGTGCGAGCCGTTCGCGAGCCGTGGCTGATCGCCTTCACGACGGCGTCGTCGGAGGCGGCTTTCCCGCTCGCCATGGAACGCATGGAGCAGCTGGGAGTGCCCCGGCGCATCGTCGCGTTCGTGCTGCCGACGGGCTACTCGTTCAACCTGGACGGCAGCACGCTCTATCTGTCGCTCGCATCGGTGTTCGCGGCGCAGGCGGCGGGGATCGACATGCCGATCTCCCAGCAGCTCGTCATGATGCTCACGCTGATGCTGACCAGCAAAGGTGTGGCGGCGGTGCCGCGGGCGGCACTCGTCATATTGTCGGGAGCGCTTTCGCAATTCGGCTTGCCCCTTCAGGCCGTCGCGGTCATCCTTGGAGTCGACGCGTTGATGGACATGGCGCGCACGTCACTCAACGTGATCGGCAATTGCTTGGCGACGGTCGTGATGGCACGTTGGGAAGGTGATTTCGACCGGCCGAGAGCGTCGACGCCGGTTGTAGATGCGTTGGCGGGCGAGGCGTTGCGGGTTCCGCCTGTGACAACGGTGTAGTTCGGTCACCGGTCACCGGTCACAGGTCCCCCGGGGTTGTTCGGGTGACGGAGACCAGAGACCGGTGACCGCAGAATGCATACAACACAGCGAGGAGCCTGACTCCATGGCCATCTCCTTCAAGGTCAACGGCAAGCCGACGTCGGTCGACGTTCCGGACGACATGCCCCTCTTGTGGGTGTTGCGTGACGTCCTCGATCTCAAGGGCACGAAGTTCGGCTGCGGCGTCGCGCAGTGCGGCGCGTGCACCGTGCAGGTGAACGGCACGCCGATCCGATCCTGTCAGCGACGCGCGTCCACGGTGTCCGGCACCGAGGTCACGACGATCGAAGGCCTCTCGCCCGACGGCACGCATCCGCTCCAGCGCGCGTGGGAGGAGCTCGACGTGCCGCAGTGCGGATACTGCCAGGCCGGCCAGCTGATGTCGGCGGCGGCGCTGCTCACGAGCAAGCCCAATCCGACAGACGCGGACATCGACGCGGCGATGAACGGCAACATCTGCCGGTGCGCGACGTATCTCCGCATTCGGCAGGCGATCCACCGCGCAGCGCAGATGCCGTCGACGGTCGGCGGCTCGCGCTCGAGCGGCAACCCGTGAGCCGGGAGGAGACGCCAATGACCACGACGATGAACCAGACAGTCGACCGGCGGTCGTTCCTGCGCGTCACCGCGCTCGCCGGCGGCGGAATTCTGCTCGGTACGTACATCAAGCTCGGCGAAACGGCCGAGGCCTTCGCGCTCACGCCATCCGCGGCGGAGACGGCGCTCGGCAATTTCATTCGCATCACGCCCGACGGCATCGTCACGATCATCGCCAAGAACCCGGAGATCGGGCAGGGCGTGAAGACGATGCTCCCGATGATCATCGCCGACGAGCTGGACGTGGCCTGGAAAGACGTGCGCATCGAACAGGCGCCGCTCGACACGACCAAGTTCCAGGGCCAGAGCGCGGGCGGCAGCACGGCGACGCCGAACAACTGGACGCCGATGCGACAGGTCGGCGCGGCGGCTCGTGCGATGCTCGTGACCGCCGCGGCGCAGATGTGGAACGTGCCCGAGTCGCAGCTGTCGACCGAGGCCGGCGTCGTGGTCCAGCACGGAACCACGAACAGGGCGAAATACGGCGATCTCGTCGCCAAGGCGGCGACGGTCCCCGCGCCCGACCTCGCCGCGGTCAAGCTGAAAGACCCGAAAGACTTCACGATCATCGGAACGAAGGTCACGGGCGTCGACGTGCACAACATCGTGACCGGAAAGCCGATGTTCGGCATCGACGTCACGATGCCCGGCATGCTCTACGCGAGCTACGTGAAGTGCCCGGTGTTCGCGGGAAAGGCGATCAGCGCGAATCTCGACGAGATGAAGGCGCAGCCGGGCGTCAAGCACGCGTTCATCGTCAATCAGGGCGAGCAGGGCGGCCTCATGGGACTTCTCTCGGGCGTCGCGCTCGTCGGCGACAACTGGTGGCTCCTCCAACAGGCGCGCAAAAAGCTCGTCGTGCAGTGGGACGAGGGTGCGACGGCGACGCAGAGCAGCGAAAGCTTCGCGTCGCAGGCGCAGGCGTTGTCGAAGCAGCCGCCGCAGCAGAATTTGCGGAAGGACGGCGATTTCGACGCCGCGATGAAGAGCGCGGCGAAGACGGCCGAGGGAGCTTACTTCTATCCGTTCATCTCGCATGCGCCGCTCGAGCCGCAGAATACGACGGCACTGTTCAAGGACGGAAAGCTCGAGATCTGGTCGCCGACGCAGCAGCCGCAGGCGGGCCGCGGCCTCGTGGCGCAGTCCCTCGGCATCAAGCAGGAAGACATCACGATCAACATCACGCGCTCGGGCGGCGGATTCGGGCGCCGGCTCGCCAACGACTACATGGTCGAGGCGGCGGCGATCGCGAAACAGCTCCCGAACGCGCCCGTGAAGCTGCTGTGGACGCGCGAAGACGACATCCAGCACGACCCGTATCGTCCGGCCGGATTCCACTTCTTCAGTGGCGGCGTGGATGCGAACGGCGCCCTCACCGCGTGGCGCGATCACTTCGTGTCGTTCGGCGAGAATGGGCGCACGGCGTCGAGCGCGAACCTCGGAGCGACGGAATTCCCGGCCCGCTTCATCCCGAACTTCGTGATCGATCAGTCGTTGATGCCTCTCGGGGTGCCGACGGGCGCGTTGCGGGCACCGGGCAGCAACGGCATCGCGTTCGCGGTTCAGTCGTTCATCGACGAGCTGGCTCACGCGGCGGGCAAGGACCCGCTGCAGTTCCGCCTCGATCTCCTCGCGAACGAGCAGCCGGCGCCGCCACCGCCTCCACCAGCCGCTGGTGCTCCCGGCGGCGGCCGCGGCGGATTCCAGGCTCCATCCTTCGACGGCAAACGGATGCGCGGAGTCGTCGAGGGGGTGCGCGAACGCTCCGGTTGGGCCAATCGCGCCTCGCTGCCGAAGGGAACCGCGATGGGAACGGCATTCCACTTCTCTCATCGCGGCTATTTCGCCGAGGTCGTCCAGGCGACCGTGGCGAAGGACGGGGCGGTCAAGGTCGACAAGGTCTGGGTCGTCGGCGACATCGGCAGCCAGATCATCAACCCGAGCAATGCCGAGAACCAGGCGCAAGGCGCGGTGATGGATGGCATCGCCGAGGCGCTGGGTCAGGAGATCACGATCGACAAGGGGCGCACGGTTCAGACGAACTTCAACAATTTCCCGCTCCTCCGCATGCGGCAGGCGCCGCCGGTCGACGTATGGTTCAAGGTCACCGAGTTCCCGCCCACGGGCCTCGGTGAACCCGCGTTGCCCCCGGTCGTGCCTGCGCTATGCAACGCGATATTCGAGATCACGGGGAAGCGCGTGAGAGCGCTGCCGTTGTCGAAGATCGATCTCAAGTGGGGATGAGGTTCGTTCGGAGTTTGTGCGCGATTGGTCGGTATCGCGGAACGTGAAGCGAGCCTAGCCTCGAGCAACAGCTTTGAGCAGGAGCCTTGAGCCATGCACAAACGGCGCGATGAGAATCGCGCCGTTCTTCTTGGCTCCAGGCTCTTGTTGTAGGCTGATGCTCAGGGCTTGGCTCGGGCCTGGATCCGAGATGCCAGACGGGAGGGGCGAGCCCTGAACGTCGCTACCCTCGAAAGCGCGGATAACTCCCGAGATTCTTGAGCATCGGGCATTTCTTTTCCAGTACAGTCAACGCACGCGCGACGTTCCCGTCAGTCCGGTGCCCCTCGAGATCAGCGATGAATACGTAGTCCCACGCCCGCTGCTTGCTCGGCCGCGACTCGATCCGGCTCAGGTTGATCCTGTTTTCGTCGAACACCTCGAGCACGCGGAGCAGGGCGCCGCGCTCGTCGTGGACGGCGAACGCGATCGTCGTCTTGTCGTCGCCGGTCCGCGCCGCGTCGTGGGGAGCGAGCAGCGCGAATCGTGTCGCGTTGTGCTCGGCGTCTTGAATCGCTTCGTGGAGGACCGGAACGCCGTGTAGCGCGGCCGCAAAGCGGCTGCCGATCGCGGCGCCGCGGTGGTCTCCGGCCGCGTGACGCACAGCCGCGGCGGTCGAGGGCGAGTCGACGAGGCGGGCTTGGGGCACGTTCGCGGCGAGCCAACGTCGGCACTGCGCGAGTGCCTGCGGATGAGAGTAGACGCGCTCGATCTCCGCGATCGTCGCCGCGTGCGACGCGAGGCAGTGGACGATGTCGAGCACCATCTCGCCCGCGATCCGTACGTCGCCCGCGAGAAGACAGTCGAGGGCCTGCGTGACCGAACCCTCCGTCGAATTCTCGATCGGCACGACCCCGTTGGGCGCGTCCTTCCGGCGGACCGCGTCGAAGACGGCGTCGATCGTCGAGCACGCGTCGTAACGGGCATTGGGACCACACAACACCCGCGCGGCTTCGTGCGTGAAGGTCCCGGCGGGCCCGAGGAAAGCGACGTGTGCTTCGACCGCCAACGCGAGACCTAGACGACGGCGGCGCCGGCCACCCGGAGCGCGGCGCGCACCGCGCCGCGCGCGGGGATGACCGGCTCGGTCTTGAGCTGCGCGCCGGGAACCGCGGATTTCAATCGATGCTCGAGGCGTTTTCGGAGCGTCGAGCCGCGGTTGAGCATTCCGCCGGTGAGCGCCATCGGGAGGGCGGCGCGTTCGTCGGTGAAGAGCTTGCGCGCCAGAGCGCGCGCGTGCAGCACGAGCTCCTCGACGGCGAGCGTGAGCACGGCATTCGCGCGGAGATCGCCCGAGTCGGCGACCGAGGCGACGACCGGGGCGAGCGACGCGAAATCCGCGGGGGTCGCGTTCGCGGCCCAACCGATCAGATCAATCGTCTCGTCGACTTGTGCCGCCGTGAGAATCGCGCCGGTGAGCGCGGTTTCGGGCTCGCGGCCGTCGGAGGCGGCGGCGACGACGGTCAACGCTCGCCGCCCGATCCATGCGCCGCTCCCTTCGTCGCCGAAGGTGGGCCCCCACCCACCACAACGCGCGGTGGCTCCGGTCGGTCCGCGGCCGAATGCGACCGAACCGGTGCCGCTGAGTATGAGCACGCCCGGCCCGTCGCCGAAGGCGTCGTCGAGCGCGATGCTGAAGTCGGACTGCATCACGATCTCCGAGGCCAAATCCCGCCCGGCCAGCGCGTGCCACAGCTGTTGCCGCTCGGTGTCGCGGCCGATGCCGGCGACGCCGATGGCCAGTGCGCGCGGCGTCGCCCCGGTGAGACCGCACGCGGTGAGCGCGTCGGCGACGACCGACGCGATCACGTCGGCGGAGGCATCGGCTCCGCCGGGGCGCACCGCGCTCGCCGGACCCACGGTCTCGCCGAGCGTGCGGCCCGTGGGGTCGGCCACGATGGCGTGCGTCTTCGAGCCGCCGCCGTCGATGCCAACGACGATGTACGTCATGCCGACTGAGTGGGCACGGGCGTGGGGACGGGGGCGGGGGCCGGGGCCGGGTGAAAAAGCGAGGCGATCATTCCGGTAGCGAGCGTGATGAGCGTTCCGATCAGGACGTACCACGGATACGCGATCGTCGACAACGGCTGGAGGAACCCAGACCACGACGGCACCGCCGCCATGATTTGCTTGGCGAACACGACGAGGCTCATGAGCGCGATGCCGACGGTCATCGCGAGAATCGCGTCGGACTGCCGCGCACGTCGCCAGAAGATAGCGAGGAAGAAGCCGCCGAGCAGGCCTCCGTAGGTGAAAGACGCGATCGACAGCGCGACGACGACGACCGGCGTCTTCGTGTTGGTCGGGAAGAGCAGCGCCCCTCCCGTGAGCACGATGCCCCAGGCCAGGGCCAGCCACCGCGCGACGCGCAGCGTGCGCGGATCGTCGGCCGCTCGGCCGGTGATGGGCAGGTAAATGTCGTGCGTCGAGGCGG
Coding sequences:
- a CDS encoding molybdopterin cofactor-binding domain-containing protein, which translates into the protein MTTTMNQTVDRRSFLRVTALAGGGILLGTYIKLGETAEAFALTPSAAETALGNFIRITPDGIVTIIAKNPEIGQGVKTMLPMIIADELDVAWKDVRIEQAPLDTTKFQGQSAGGSTATPNNWTPMRQVGAAARAMLVTAAAQMWNVPESQLSTEAGVVVQHGTTNRAKYGDLVAKAATVPAPDLAAVKLKDPKDFTIIGTKVTGVDVHNIVTGKPMFGIDVTMPGMLYASYVKCPVFAGKAISANLDEMKAQPGVKHAFIVNQGEQGGLMGLLSGVALVGDNWWLLQQARKKLVVQWDEGATATQSSESFASQAQALSKQPPQQNLRKDGDFDAAMKSAAKTAEGAYFYPFISHAPLEPQNTTALFKDGKLEIWSPTQQPQAGRGLVAQSLGIKQEDITINITRSGGGFGRRLANDYMVEAAAIAKQLPNAPVKLLWTREDDIQHDPYRPAGFHFFSGGVDANGALTAWRDHFVSFGENGRTASSANLGATEFPARFIPNFVIDQSLMPLGVPTGALRAPGSNGIAFAVQSFIDELAHAAGKDPLQFRLDLLANEQPAPPPPPPAAGAPGGGRGGFQAPSFDGKRMRGVVEGVRERSGWANRASLPKGTAMGTAFHFSHRGYFAEVVQATVAKDGAVKVDKVWVVGDIGSQIINPSNAENQAQGAVMDGIAEALGQEITIDKGRTVQTNFNNFPLLRMRQAPPVDVWFKVTEFPPTGLGEPALPPVVPALCNAIFEITGKRVRALPLSKIDLKWG
- the pheA gene encoding prephenate dehydratase; this translates as MAVEAHVAFLGPAGTFTHEAARVLCGPNARYDACSTIDAVFDAVRRKDAPNGVVPIENSTEGSVTQALDCLLAGDVRIAGEMVLDIVHCLASHAATIAEIERVYSHPQALAQCRRWLAANVPQARLVDSPSTAAAVRHAAGDHRGAAIGSRFAAALHGVPVLHEAIQDAEHNATRFALLAPHDAARTGDDKTTIAFAVHDERGALLRVLEVFDENRINLSRIESRPSKQRAWDYVFIADLEGHRTDGNVARALTVLEKKCPMLKNLGSYPRFRG
- a CDS encoding BadF/BadG/BcrA/BcrD ATPase family protein, yielding MTYIVVGIDGGGSKTHAIVADPTGRTLGETVGPASAVRPGGADASADVIASVVADALTACGLTGATPRALAIGVAGIGRDTERQQLWHALAGRDLASEIVMQSDFSIALDDAFGDGPGVLILSGTGSVAFGRGPTGATARCGGWGPTFGDEGSGAWIGRRALTVVAAASDGREPETALTGAILTAAQVDETIDLIGWAANATPADFASLAPVVASVADSGDLRANAVLTLAVEELVLHARALARKLFTDERAALPMALTGGMLNRGSTLRKRLEHRLKSAVPGAQLKTEPVIPARGAVRAALRVAGAAVV